The proteins below come from a single Triticum aestivum cultivar Chinese Spring chromosome 5D, IWGSC CS RefSeq v2.1, whole genome shotgun sequence genomic window:
- the LOC123124052 gene encoding uncharacterized protein translates to MAPAAQEEQWYIMYAVPDVSEDFMKPPKFPNAVFTFNKVPLPSRLFVESSVASPAGLVEYPYIAAADRSGHLLLCGYASFGLAVYICDPFFRRTTGIFPHDGGFNCRHCVGLIRDHNRRLLMVADLNPCFSEEVVFFTLFCTVDLYSWVEKEPDCSKILDKQVWRGDGVLTHQGLLWWFDFSYCVLACDPFDDKPVLHQIKFPHVQHELPFAPSTFNGDTHRCLKELTCRIPRWFIS, encoded by the exons ATGGCCCcggcggcgcaggaggagcagTGGTACATCATGTACGCTGTTCCGGATGTGTCGGAAGATTTCATGAAGCCCCCGAAATTCCCCAACGCGGTCTTCACCTTCAACAAGGTTCCGCTACCTTCCCGCCTATTCGTCGAGAGCAGCGTCGCCAGCCCCGCCGGACTCGTCGAGTACCCCTACATCGCGGCCGCCGACCGCAGCGGCCACCTTCTGCTATGCGGTTACGCCTCCTTCGGGCTCGCCGTCTACATCTGCGATCCGTTCTTCCGCAGGACGACGGGCATCTTCCCCCACGACGGCGGCTTCAACTGCCGCCACTGCGTCGGCCTCATCCGCGATCACAACCGCAGGCTTCTCATGGTGGCCGATCTCAACCCGTGCTTTTCCGAAGAGGTTGTCTTCTTCACGCTCTTCTGCACGGTCGACTTGTACTCGTGGGTCGAGAAGGAGCCCGACTGCTCGAAAATCTTGGATAAACAAGTGTGGCGCGGTGACGGCGTTCTCACCCATCAAGGTTTGCTCTGGTGGTTCGACTTCTCCTACTGTGTACTTGCCTGCGACCCCTTCGACGATAAACCGGTGCTTCACCAAATCAAGTTCCCGCATGTACAACACGAGCTGCCCTTTGCGCCGTCCACATTCAACGGCGACACACACCGCTGCTTGAAG GAACTGACGTGTCGGATCCCACGGTGGTTTATTTCCTGA